The stretch of DNA CCAAAGATTGTTCATTCATAACATTAACCCCACAATTAAACAAATTTCTTATTTCTTAATGATAACACATTGAAATTTTATTTATAATGAAGGACAACTATTCCCGTTAGAAAACACTATTGACGTAGTGTAAAATAGTTGTATAATACAATCATGTACTTTCATAATACAACTAATTGAAAAACTAGGAAACCAATTAGGTATTAATTAAAAATAAAGGTATAGGAGAAAGTAAATAAGAAAAGGAGAAATGTCCATGTCATCTTCAACACAATCTATTACTAAAACACCCTCTGACAACACTAAAAAAGGGGGGTTATTAACTCAGCCAAAAGCAGTTTGGGCTGTTTTTTTCGCGAGTATCATTGCTTTTATGGGACTTGGTCTAGTGGATCCGATTTTACCAGCAATTGCGGAGCAATTACATGCTTCCCATAGTCAAGTAACGTTGCTATTCACCAGTTATAATGCCGTTATGGCCGTAGCCATGCTCATTACTGGAATGATTTCCTCAAGGCTGGGTATTAAATGGACATTACTAGCTGGTATTGTCATCATTGCTGTATTTTCAGCACTTGGAGGATTTTCGAATGGCATTTGGACACTCGTTGGACTTCGTGGAGGCTGGGGACTTGGTAATGCCTTATTTGTGGCAACCGCTTTAGCTGCCATCGTTTCACTCTCAAATAGCGGAACAGCCAAAGCCATTATATTATACGAAGCAGCCATTGGACTTGGTATATCTGTAGGACCACTTCTTGGCGGCTGGTTGGGTGCTATGTCATGGAGAGGTCCATTTCTAGGTGTTGCGTGCCTTATGGTTATCGCTTTCATTGGTTTAGTTGTTTTAATGCCTAAGGCCACAAAAACAACTAACGTACAGACAAAAACATCATTATTAGATCCATTCCGTGCCTTAAAACACCGTTCCTTATTAATTTTTGGTATTGCTGCGGCTTTATACAACTTTGGGTTCTTTACTTTATTAGCTTATGCTCCTTTTGTTATGGGATTGGATGAGCATGGATTAGGTTATGTTTTCCTCGGATGGGGTATATTATTGGCTGTTACTTCTGTATTCATGGCTCCAAAGCTTCAACAATGGTTTGG from Bacillus sp. SLBN-46 encodes:
- a CDS encoding MFS transporter, yielding MSSSTQSITKTPSDNTKKGGLLTQPKAVWAVFFASIIAFMGLGLVDPILPAIAEQLHASHSQVTLLFTSYNAVMAVAMLITGMISSRLGIKWTLLAGIVIIAVFSALGGFSNGIWTLVGLRGGWGLGNALFVATALAAIVSLSNSGTAKAIILYEAAIGLGISVGPLLGGWLGAMSWRGPFLGVACLMVIAFIGLVVLMPKATKTTNVQTKTSLLDPFRALKHRSLLIFGIAAALYNFGFFTLLAYAPFVMGLDEHGLGYVFLGWGILLAVTSVFMAPKLQQWFGTIKSMCAMLTLFALLLVAMGVWTSTQWVVIGSVILAGAFLGNNNTLITTAVMNAAPVERATASAAYSFLRFIGGAVAPFTAGKLAELYNPSLPFLVGAGFVFISVVFILINSSHIKHVDDVEISH